One part of the Arabidopsis thaliana chromosome 4, partial sequence genome encodes these proteins:
- a CDS encoding RNA-binding (RRM/RBD/RNP motifs) family protein (RNA-binding (RRM/RBD/RNP motifs) family protein; FUNCTIONS IN: nucleotide binding, nucleic acid binding; INVOLVED IN: biological_process unknown; LOCATED IN: ribonucleoprotein complex, chloroplast; EXPRESSED IN: cultured cell; CONTAINS InterPro DOMAIN/s: RNA recognition motif, RNP-1 (InterPro:IPR000504), Nucleotide-binding, alpha-beta plait (InterPro:IPR012677); BEST Arabidopsis thaliana protein match is: RNA-binding (RRM/RBD/RNP motifs) family protein (TAIR:AT1G07350.1); Has 8909 Blast hits to 6784 proteins in 2360 species: Archae - 138; Bacteria - 6148; Metazoa - 581; Fungi - 681; Plants - 158; Viruses - 0; Other Eukaryotes - 1203 (source: NCBI BLink).): MADSPQRRRDSRSPSPRKERARSRSRSRSRSRSRPRLRSRSRSLPRPVSPSRSRGRSRSRSRGRSEVENPGTTLYVTGLSTRVTDKDLEAHFAKEGKVASCFLVMEPRTRVSRGFAFVTMSSLKDAERCIKYLNQSVLEGRYITVERSRRKRPRTPTPGHYLGLKSSRDSDREGRSSRGRHYDRDDYRDRRSPRRDYSPRDERRSRRDRSYSPHGRSPERRSERRSERSERRYEPRGSR; the protein is encoded by the exons ATG GCGGATTCTCCTCAAAGAAGAAG GGATTCACGATCTCCTTCACCCCGAAAAGAACGAGCTAGATCCAGATCCAGGTCTAGGTCCAGGTCTAGATCCAGGCCCAGGCTTAGGTCCAGGTCAAGATCTTTGCCAAGGCCTGTTTCTCCATCACGAAGCCGTGGAAG GTCAAGGTCAAGAAGCCGTGGAAG AAGTGAAGTTGAAAACCCTGGTACCACTCTCTATGTGACTGGCCTATCTACAAGAGTCACTGACAAGGATCTTGAAGCACATTTCGCCAAGGAAGGAAAG GTTGcgtcttgttttcttgtgatGGAGCCGCGCACCCGTGTGTCTCGTGGTTTTGCCTTTGTTACAATGAGCAGCCTTAAAGATGCTGAGCGGTGCATTAAATATCTCAACCAGTCTGTACTAGAAGGCCGATACATAACTGTGGAAAGG TCCAGGAGAAAGCGCCCGAGAACTCCCACCCCAGGCCACTATCTTGGCTTGAAAAGCTCCAGAGACAGCG atCGAGAAGGCCGTAGCAGTCGAGGGAGGCACTATGATCGTGATGATTACAGAGACCGTAGGTCACCAAGACGCGACTATTCACCTCGTGATGAAAGAAGGTCTAGAAGAGATCGGTCTTACTCTCCTCATGGAAGAAGCCCAGAGAGAAGATCAGAGAGAAGGTCTGAGAGGTCAGAGAGAAGGTATGAACCCCGTGGCTCGAGATGA
- the STY17 gene encoding ACT-like protein tyrosine kinase family protein (ACT-like protein tyrosine kinase family protein; FUNCTIONS IN: protein serine/threonine/tyrosine kinase activity, protein kinase activity; INVOLVED IN: protein amino acid phosphorylation, metabolic process; EXPRESSED IN: 23 plant structures; EXPRESSED DURING: 13 growth stages; CONTAINS InterPro DOMAIN/s: Protein kinase, catalytic domain (InterPro:IPR000719), Amino acid-binding ACT (InterPro:IPR002912), Tyrosine-protein kinase, catalytic domain (InterPro:IPR020635), Serine-threonine/tyrosine-protein kinase (InterPro:IPR001245), Serine/threonine protein kinase-like, ATMRK (InterPro:IPR015783), Protein kinase-like domain (InterPro:IPR011009), Serine/threonine-protein kinase, active site (InterPro:IPR008271); BEST Arabidopsis thaliana protein match is: ACT-like protein tyrosine kinase family protein (TAIR:AT2G17700.1); Has 132714 Blast hits to 130570 proteins in 5062 species: Archae - 147; Bacteria - 14500; Metazoa - 50865; Fungi - 12053; Plants - 33999; Viruses - 512; Other Eukaryotes - 20638 (source: NCBI BLink).) — protein MAIKEETEESCGSRAVVASITKESPRQHRMKLEVYGEVLQRIQESNYEEANFPGFDDLLWLHFNRLPARYALDVNVERAEDVLTHQRLLKLAEDPATRPVFEVRCVQVSPTLNGNSGDVDPSDPAVNEDAQSSYNSRSLAPPTFGSSPNFEALTQAYKDHAQDDDSAVNAQLPNSRPMHEITFSTIDRPKLLSQLTSMLGELGLNIQEAHAFSTADGFSLDVFVVDGWSQEETEGLKDALKKEIRKFKDQPCSKQKSITFFEHDKSTNELLPACVEIPTDGTDEWEIDMKQLKIEKKVACGSYGELFRGTYCSQEVAIKILKPERVNAEMLREFSQEVYIMRKVRHKNVVQFIGACTRSPNLCIVTEFMTRGSIYDFLHKHKGVFKIQSLLKVALDVSKGMNYLHQNNIIHRDLKTANLLMDEHEVVKVADFGVARVQTESGVMTAETGTYRWMAPEVIEHKPYDHRADVFSYAIVLWELLTGELPYSYLTPLQAAVGVVQKGLRPKIPKETHPKLTELLEKCWQQDPALRPNFAEIIEMLNQLIREVGDDERHKDKHGGYFSGLKKGHR, from the exons ATGGCGATCAAAGAGGAGACGGAGGAGAGTTGCGGAAGCAGAGCCGTGGTAGCTTCAATAACGAAAGAAAGCCCTAGACAGCACCGTATGAAACTGGAGGTGTACGGTGAGGTTCTTCAACGAATCCAGGAATCCAATTACGAAGAAGCTAATTTCCCTGGTTTTGATGATCTCCTCTGGCTTCACTTCAATCGTCTTCCTGCTCG ATATGCTTTGGATGTAAATGTTGAGAGAGCAGAAGATGTACTTACTCATCAGAGATTGTTGAAATTGGCTGAAGATCCTGCTACTAGACCTGTTTTCGAAGTTCGTTGTGTGCAG GTTTCTCCCACATTGAATGGAAATTCTGGTGACGTTGATCCTTCGGATCCTGCGGTCAATGAAGATGCTCAAAGCTCCTATAACTCGAGGTCTCTTGCACCTCCAACTTTTGGTTCTTCTCCGAATTTCGAAGCTCTTACTCAAGCTTACAAAGATCATGCTCAAGACGATGATAGTGCTGTCAATGCACAGTTGCCTAATTCTCG ACCGATGCACGAAATCACCTTTTCTACAATCGACAGGCCGAAACTCCTTAGTCAG CTAACTTCCATGCTTGGTGAACTTGGATTGAATATTCAAGAGGCTCATGCTTTCTCTACCGCCGATGGTTTCTCTCTCGATGTATTTGTTGTTGATGGCTGGTCGCAGGAG GAAACAGAAGGTTTAAAAGATGCATTGAAGAAGGAGATAAGAAAGTTTAAG GATCAACCTTGTTCAAAACAGAAATCTATCACTTTCTTTGAGCATGACAAATCAACCAACGAGCTGCTACCTGCGTGTGTTGAAATACCTACGGATGGAACTGATGAGTGGGAAATTGACATGAAGCAgctcaaaattgaaaaaaaggTGGCATGTGGATCATACGGGGAACT ATTTAGAGGAACCTATTGTAGTCAGGAAGTAGCTATCAAAATTCTCAAGCCTGAGCGTGTTAATGCGGAAATGCTACGAGAGTTTTCTCAGGAAGTATATATAATGAG GAAAGTTCGGCATAAAAATGTTGTCCAGTTCATTGGTGCATGTACACGATCACCAAACCTCTGCATTGTGACAG AGTTCATGACTCGGGGGAGCATTTATGATTTCCTTCACAAACACAAAGgggtttttaaaattcaatctTTGCTCAAAGTGGCACTCGACGTCTCGAAAGGAATGAATTATCTGcatcaaaacaatattattcATAGAGACCTTAAGACTGCTAATCTTCTTATGGACGAACATGAA GTTGTCAAAGTTGCCGATTTTGGTGTTGCCAGAGTGCAGACTGAGTCAGGGGTTATGACAGCGGAAACAGGGACATACCGATGGATGGCTCCAGAG GTCATTGAGCACAAACCTTATGATCACAGGGCAGATGTCTTCAGCTACGCGATTGTGCTGTGGGAACTTTTGACTGGGGAA CTCCCATATTCTTACTTGACTCCACTGCAAGCTGCTGTTGGCGTTGTCCAAAAG GGACTTAGACCAAAAATTCCAAAGGAAACACACCCAAAACTGACTGAACTTCTTGAGAAATGCTGGCAGCAAGACCCAGCTCTAAGACCCAATTTTGCAGAAATCATAGAAATGCTTAACCAACTAATCCGCGAG GTTGGAGATGATGAGCGCCACAAGGATAAACATGGTGGTTACTTTTCAGGCCTAAAAAAAGGCCATCGTTGA
- the LTO1 gene encoding NAD(P)H dehydrogenase (quinone)s, protein MMARFVSVSSCQFHFGFREVSPPSVTSYPRRFEVSDRRFPAIPIKCSSSEPENGEDSAPSLSSSSSSSTSEVSTSNSSTYNWYTGIGGIGMLDTAYLTYLKVTGSDAFCPIGGGTCGDVLNSDYAVVFGVPLPVIGFVMYGVVTALSAELGEGNLPFGISKSNGRFALFGITTAMASASAYFLYILSTKLSGSSCLYCLVSAFLSFSLFFLSVKDVKLQEIQQVVGLQICLAIIVVASLTASYSTAQPIPSRSGDIELPYFRTEISSSSSPYAIALAKHLNSIGAKMYGAFWCSHCLEQKEMFGREAAKELNYVECFPDGYKKGTKILKACADAAIEGFPTWIINDKVSKSSEPLVHFITCQYLFHLFYKLGLKRRNRTR, encoded by the exons ATGATGGCGAGGTTTGTTTCTGTGTCGTCTTGTCAGTTTCATTTCGGCTTCCGTGAGGTTTCTCCTCCGTCGGTAACTTCTTATCCTAGACGATTCGAG GTCTCTGATCGGAGATTTCCTGCGATTCCGATTAAATGTTCTTCATCTGAGCCGGAAAACGGTGAGGATTCGGCACCGTCGCtgtcttcctcctcctcatcgTCTACAAGTGAAGTATCTACTAGTAACAGTTCGACATACAACTGGTACACCGGAATCGGCGGTATTGGGATGTTAGACACTGCGTATTTGACTTACCTCAAGGTCACTGGCTCCGATGCGTTTTGCCCTATTGGTGGTGGCACTTGCGGTGATGTCCTCAACAGCGATTATGCCGTCGTTTTCG GTGTTCCTCTTCCAGTGATTGGATTTGTTATGTATGGCGTAGTAACCGCTCTAAGTGCAGAGCTTGGGGAAGGGAATCTACCTTTTGGAATCAGTAAGAGCAATGGGCGTTTCGCGTTATTTGGGATCACGACTGCAATGGCATCTGCTAGTGCATATTTCCTGTATATCCTTAGCACAAAACTCTCAGGATCATCATGCCTGTATTGTCTGGTGTCTGCTTTCTTATCATTTAGTCTATTTTTCCTCTCTGTAAAG GATGTGAAGTTGCAAGAAATACAGCAAGTTGTAGGATTGCAGATATGCTTAGCAATCATAGTAGTTGCCTCCTTGACTGCTTCTTACAGTACTGCTCAACCAATCCCTTCACG CTCTGGTGACATTGAACTGCCATATTTTAGAACAGAGATCAGTTCATCATCGAGCCCTTATGCTATTGCTTTAGCAAAACATCTAAACTCCATTGGAGCTAAAATGTATGGGGCATTCTGGTGTTCTCACTGCTTAGAGCAAAAAGAG ATGTTTGGAAGAGAAGCGGCAAAAGAACTGAACTACGTGGAATGTTTTCCGGATGGATATAAGAAAGGAACTAAGATACTCAAGGCATGTGCAGATGCTGCGATCGAAGGATTCCCAACATGGATAATAAATGATAAGGTGAGTAAATCCTCTGAACCCCTTGTACATTTCATCACATGTCAGTACCTATTTCACCTCTTTTATAAATTAGGTCTTAAGCGGAGAAATAGAACTCGCTGA
- the RTFL6 gene encoding ROTUNDIFOLIA like 6 (ROTUNDIFOLIA like 6 (RTFL6); CONTAINS InterPro DOMAIN/s: DVL (InterPro:IPR012552); BEST Arabidopsis thaliana protein match is: ROTUNDIFOLIA like 5 (TAIR:AT5G59510.1); Has 126 Blast hits to 126 proteins in 11 species: Archae - 0; Bacteria - 0; Metazoa - 0; Fungi - 0; Plants - 126; Viruses - 0; Other Eukaryotes - 0 (source: NCBI BLink).): MGQCSSATKMRRKRKREEECCRESMERRNKGCLAMVKERRSRFYIARRCILMLLCWHKYANS, from the coding sequence ATGGGGCAATGCTCATCGGCGACAAagatgaggagaaagaggaaaagggaagaagaatgTTGCAGAGAATCAATGGAGAGGAGGAATAAAGGATGTTTAGCCATGGTGAAGGAGAGACGTTCTAGGTTTTATATAGCTAGAAGATGTATTCTTATGTTGCTTTGTTGGCACAAATACGCCAATTCTTGA
- the SEN1 gene encoding Rhodanese/Cell cycle control phosphatase superfamily protein: METTAFNTTSRIGNWSSAISPPLQTCGSFKCQLPTRRGVIVADLRNSNFRWRKATTTSRGNVAAEAVKIPTSVPVRVARELAQAGYRYLDVRTPDEFSIGHPTRAINVPYMYRVGSGFHHRP; this comes from the exons atgGAAACCACTGCTTTTAACACAACATCACGAATTGGAAACTGGTCATCGGCTATTTCTCCACCTCTACAAACATGTGGATCTTTCAAGTGCCAATTACCAACACGAAGAGGTGTTATTGTAGCTGATCTTCGAAACTCAAACTTCCGATG GAGGAAAGCAACGACAACAAGCAGAGGAAATGTTGCAGCAGAGGCAGTTAAAATTCCTACGTCAGTACCAGTAAGAGTGGCGCGTGAGCTAGCTCAAGCAGGATACCGCTATCTCGACGTGAGGACACCAGACGAATTCAGCATCGGACATCCGACTAGAGCCATCAACGTACCTTACATGTACAGAGTCGGATCAGGTTTTCATCACCGACCTTAA
- the LTO1 gene encoding NAD(P)H dehydrogenase (quinone)s (NAD(P)H dehydrogenase (quinone)s; FUNCTIONS IN: NAD(P)H dehydrogenase (quinone) activity; LOCATED IN: chloroplast, plastid; EXPRESSED IN: 23 plant structures; EXPRESSED DURING: 13 growth stages; CONTAINS InterPro DOMAIN/s: Vitamin K epoxide reductase (InterPro:IPR012932), Thioredoxin-like fold (InterPro:IPR012336); Has 30201 Blast hits to 17322 proteins in 780 species: Archae - 12; Bacteria - 1396; Metazoa - 17338; Fungi - 3422; Plants - 5037; Viruses - 0; Other Eukaryotes - 2996 (source: NCBI BLink).) — MMARFVSVSSCQFHFGFREVSPPSVTSYPRRFEVSDRRFPAIPIKCSSSEPENGEDSAPSLSSSSSSSTSEVSTSNSSTYNWYTGIGGIGMLDTAYLTYLKVTGSDAFCPIGGGTCGDVLNSDYAVVFGVPLPVIGFVMYGVVTALSAELGEGNLPFGISKSNGRFALFGITTAMASASAYFLYILSTKLSGSSCLYCLVSAFLSFSLFFLSVKDVKLQEIQQVVGLQICLAIIVVASLTASYSTAQPIPSRSGDIELPYFRTEISSSSSPYAIALAKHLNSIGAKMYGAFWCSHCLEQKEMFGREAAKELNYVECFPDGYKKGTKILKACADAAIEGFPTWIINDKVLSGEIELAELAEMTGFSLDQANETNQLQ; from the exons ATGATGGCGAGGTTTGTTTCTGTGTCGTCTTGTCAGTTTCATTTCGGCTTCCGTGAGGTTTCTCCTCCGTCGGTAACTTCTTATCCTAGACGATTCGAG GTCTCTGATCGGAGATTTCCTGCGATTCCGATTAAATGTTCTTCATCTGAGCCGGAAAACGGTGAGGATTCGGCACCGTCGCtgtcttcctcctcctcatcgTCTACAAGTGAAGTATCTACTAGTAACAGTTCGACATACAACTGGTACACCGGAATCGGCGGTATTGGGATGTTAGACACTGCGTATTTGACTTACCTCAAGGTCACTGGCTCCGATGCGTTTTGCCCTATTGGTGGTGGCACTTGCGGTGATGTCCTCAACAGCGATTATGCCGTCGTTTTCG GTGTTCCTCTTCCAGTGATTGGATTTGTTATGTATGGCGTAGTAACCGCTCTAAGTGCAGAGCTTGGGGAAGGGAATCTACCTTTTGGAATCAGTAAGAGCAATGGGCGTTTCGCGTTATTTGGGATCACGACTGCAATGGCATCTGCTAGTGCATATTTCCTGTATATCCTTAGCACAAAACTCTCAGGATCATCATGCCTGTATTGTCTGGTGTCTGCTTTCTTATCATTTAGTCTATTTTTCCTCTCTGTAAAG GATGTGAAGTTGCAAGAAATACAGCAAGTTGTAGGATTGCAGATATGCTTAGCAATCATAGTAGTTGCCTCCTTGACTGCTTCTTACAGTACTGCTCAACCAATCCCTTCACG CTCTGGTGACATTGAACTGCCATATTTTAGAACAGAGATCAGTTCATCATCGAGCCCTTATGCTATTGCTTTAGCAAAACATCTAAACTCCATTGGAGCTAAAATGTATGGGGCATTCTGGTGTTCTCACTGCTTAGAGCAAAAAGAG ATGTTTGGAAGAGAAGCGGCAAAAGAACTGAACTACGTGGAATGTTTTCCGGATGGATATAAGAAAGGAACTAAGATACTCAAGGCATGTGCAGATGCTGCGATCGAAGGATTCCCAACATGGATAATAAATGATAAG GTCTTAAGCGGAGAAATAGAACTCGCTGAACTAGCGGAGATGACTGGATTCAGCCTTGATCAGGCAAATGAGACCAATCAACTTCAGTAA
- the SEN1 gene encoding Rhodanese/Cell cycle control phosphatase superfamily protein: METTAFNTTSRIGNWSSAISPPLQTCGSFKCQLPTRRGVIVADLRNSNFRWRKATTTSRGNVAAEAVKIPTSVPVRVARELAQAGYRYLDVRTPDEFSIGHPTRAINVPYMYRVGSGMVKNPSFLRQVSSHFRKHDEIIIVSFSFDIQRLNKPL, encoded by the exons atgGAAACCACTGCTTTTAACACAACATCACGAATTGGAAACTGGTCATCGGCTATTTCTCCACCTCTACAAACATGTGGATCTTTCAAGTGCCAATTACCAACACGAAGAGGTGTTATTGTAGCTGATCTTCGAAACTCAAACTTCCGATG GAGGAAAGCAACGACAACAAGCAGAGGAAATGTTGCAGCAGAGGCAGTTAAAATTCCTACGTCAGTACCAGTAAGAGTGGCGCGTGAGCTAGCTCAAGCAGGATACCGCTATCTCGACGTGAGGACACCAGACGAATTCAGCATCGGACATCCGACTAGAGCCATCAACGTACCTTACATGTACAGAGTCGGATCAG GAATGGTTAAGAACCCGAGTTTTCTAAGACAGGTCTCGTCCCACTTCAGGAAACACGATGAAATCATAATCGTAAGTTTCAGTTTTGACATTCAGAGACTAAATAAACCCCTATGA
- the SEN1 gene encoding Rhodanese/Cell cycle control phosphatase superfamily protein (SENESCENCE 1 (SEN1); FUNCTIONS IN: molecular_function unknown; INVOLVED IN: in 6 processes; LOCATED IN: chloroplast; EXPRESSED IN: 22 plant structures; EXPRESSED DURING: 13 growth stages; CONTAINS InterPro DOMAIN/s: Rhodanese-like (InterPro:IPR001763); BEST Arabidopsis thaliana protein match is: sulfurtransferase protein 16 (TAIR:AT5G66040.1); Has 257 Blast hits to 257 proteins in 81 species: Archae - 0; Bacteria - 105; Metazoa - 0; Fungi - 0; Plants - 145; Viruses - 0; Other Eukaryotes - 7 (source: NCBI BLink).) — METTAFNTTSRIGNWSSAISPPLQTCGSFKCQLPTRRGVIVADLRNSNFRWRKATTTSRGNVAAEAVKIPTSVPVRVARELAQAGYRYLDVRTPDEFSIGHPTRAINVPYMYRVGSGMVKNPSFLRQVSSHFRKHDEIIIGCESGQMSFMASTDLLTAVWLHGDHRHCWRIRRLDRE; from the exons atgGAAACCACTGCTTTTAACACAACATCACGAATTGGAAACTGGTCATCGGCTATTTCTCCACCTCTACAAACATGTGGATCTTTCAAGTGCCAATTACCAACACGAAGAGGTGTTATTGTAGCTGATCTTCGAAACTCAAACTTCCGATG GAGGAAAGCAACGACAACAAGCAGAGGAAATGTTGCAGCAGAGGCAGTTAAAATTCCTACGTCAGTACCAGTAAGAGTGGCGCGTGAGCTAGCTCAAGCAGGATACCGCTATCTCGACGTGAGGACACCAGACGAATTCAGCATCGGACATCCGACTAGAGCCATCAACGTACCTTACATGTACAGAGTCGGATCAG GAATGGTTAAGAACCCGAGTTTTCTAAGACAGGTCTCGTCCCACTTCAGGAAACACGATGAAATCATAATC GGTTGTGAGAGCGGTCAAATGTCATTTATGGCCTCAACTGATCTTCTCACTGCTGTAT GGCTTCACGGCGATCACAGACATTGCTGGAGGATACGTCGCTTGGACAGAGAATGA
- the SEN1 gene encoding Rhodanese/Cell cycle control phosphatase superfamily protein (SENESCENCE 1 (SEN1); FUNCTIONS IN: molecular_function unknown; INVOLVED IN: in 6 processes; LOCATED IN: chloroplast; EXPRESSED IN: 22 plant structures; EXPRESSED DURING: 13 growth stages; CONTAINS InterPro DOMAIN/s: Rhodanese-like (InterPro:IPR001763); BEST Arabidopsis thaliana protein match is: sulfurtransferase protein 16 (TAIR:AT5G66040.1); Has 254 Blast hits to 254 proteins in 81 species: Archae - 0; Bacteria - 104; Metazoa - 0; Fungi - 0; Plants - 144; Viruses - 0; Other Eukaryotes - 6 (source: NCBI BLink).) codes for METTAFNTTSRIGNWSSAISPPLQTCGSFKCQLPTRRGVIVADLRNSNFRWRKATTTSRGNVAAEAVKIPTSVPVRVARELAQAGYRYLDVRTPDEFSIGHPTRAINVPYMYRVGSGMVKNPSFLRQVSSHFRKHDEIIIGCESGQMSFMASTDLLTAVCV; via the exons atgGAAACCACTGCTTTTAACACAACATCACGAATTGGAAACTGGTCATCGGCTATTTCTCCACCTCTACAAACATGTGGATCTTTCAAGTGCCAATTACCAACACGAAGAGGTGTTATTGTAGCTGATCTTCGAAACTCAAACTTCCGATG GAGGAAAGCAACGACAACAAGCAGAGGAAATGTTGCAGCAGAGGCAGTTAAAATTCCTACGTCAGTACCAGTAAGAGTGGCGCGTGAGCTAGCTCAAGCAGGATACCGCTATCTCGACGTGAGGACACCAGACGAATTCAGCATCGGACATCCGACTAGAGCCATCAACGTACCTTACATGTACAGAGTCGGATCAG GAATGGTTAAGAACCCGAGTTTTCTAAGACAGGTCTCGTCCCACTTCAGGAAACACGATGAAATCATAATC GGTTGTGAGAGCGGTCAAATGTCATTTATGGCCTCAACTGATCTTCTCACTGCTGTATGTGTGTAA
- the SEN1 gene encoding Rhodanese/Cell cycle control phosphatase superfamily protein (SENESCENCE 1 (SEN1); FUNCTIONS IN: molecular_function unknown; INVOLVED IN: in 6 processes; LOCATED IN: chloroplast; EXPRESSED IN: 22 plant structures; EXPRESSED DURING: 13 growth stages; CONTAINS InterPro DOMAIN/s: Rhodanese-like (InterPro:IPR001763); BEST Arabidopsis thaliana protein match is: sulfurtransferase protein 16 (TAIR:AT5G66040.1); Has 1680 Blast hits to 1680 proteins in 570 species: Archae - 16; Bacteria - 1250; Metazoa - 4; Fungi - 10; Plants - 192; Viruses - 0; Other Eukaryotes - 208 (source: NCBI BLink).), with amino-acid sequence METTAFNTTSRIGNWSSAISPPLQTCGSFKCQLPTRRGVIVADLRNSNFRWRKATTTSRGNVAAEAVKIPTSVPVRVARELAQAGYRYLDVRTPDEFSIGHPTRAINVPYMYRVGSGMVKNPSFLRQVSSHFRKHDEIIIGCESGQMSFMASTDLLTAGFTAITDIAGGYVAWTENELPVEE; translated from the exons atgGAAACCACTGCTTTTAACACAACATCACGAATTGGAAACTGGTCATCGGCTATTTCTCCACCTCTACAAACATGTGGATCTTTCAAGTGCCAATTACCAACACGAAGAGGTGTTATTGTAGCTGATCTTCGAAACTCAAACTTCCGATG GAGGAAAGCAACGACAACAAGCAGAGGAAATGTTGCAGCAGAGGCAGTTAAAATTCCTACGTCAGTACCAGTAAGAGTGGCGCGTGAGCTAGCTCAAGCAGGATACCGCTATCTCGACGTGAGGACACCAGACGAATTCAGCATCGGACATCCGACTAGAGCCATCAACGTACCTTACATGTACAGAGTCGGATCAG GAATGGTTAAGAACCCGAGTTTTCTAAGACAGGTCTCGTCCCACTTCAGGAAACACGATGAAATCATAATC GGTTGTGAGAGCGGTCAAATGTCATTTATGGCCTCAACTGATCTTCTCACTGCT GGCTTCACGGCGATCACAGACATTGCTGGAGGATACGTCGCTTGGACAGAGAATGAGCTGCCGGTAGAAGAGTGA